Genomic window (Kwoniella botswanensis chromosome 1, complete sequence):
CCTTTTCCAGGGATCGAGTGATCTGTGTGGTGACGACTGGTCAAGCATGGCAATTCAAACCTTATAAATGGCAAGATCCTAGGATACTCTTCAGAAATGGTCAGTTCACCTTGTCCGACGATTTGTacaacaagctgatattaTTTCCCTGATCAGTGAAAGGAGTATATTTCCAATGGCATAATGAACCGGTCAACCCTACTGTGAAAGACTGGAACGTGACGGAGATGAGAGTGAGTAGCTATCTCTCGATGGTGCCTGTGTGGGGTAGCTGACAGATAAGCAATGTTCGTAGATCGATAGGAACAAGAGACATACTGATAGGCAGGTGGTAGCTGATCTATGGAGGATATTGGATGGGGCTCGAAGGAGGTAGGCATACCGACGGGATATCTGATGCAGTCACGATACCGCAACTTACGTGGGAGATGCATTTAAGCATCAGTATGGTGACATGCACAAGTAAACATATCATCGTAATGACTGTCTATTGACAGATAAGGAAGGATGGCGATGTTCAACATCACTTTGCTGACGCAAAGGATACAGCACAAATAGTAGGATCAGTGGCGACTCAATCTCGAGGTCTTGACTTCTTCTAACCAATCTTACATGTCATGTACATTTTCTCTAACGCGATGGACGTGCCCAGTTCCATTAATAGCATAACTGCAAACTTGTCAGAGGTCTGGTACGTTTCTCGTCCTTTCATCACATGCTCCTTGTCATGACCCCTGGACGACGTCCtttgatatatgatatcatGTTCATTCCAAGATTGTGCACCCCTTACTGATCGACGATATACTTAAGATAGAGTAAATTACAAAAATCATCTTTCagggaaaagaaaagcaaaaacaaacaacaaaAAGTAAAATCAACAAAAGATCAAGACGAGATCAAGAAATAAAGTAGTTGCTCATTGGATTTCACCTCGAAGATAGGACATAGAGAGCATACTTACATTCTCCTACTTGAGTCGTTAACTGACTAACGCCATTATCGACTGATCCTCTTCAGATCAGCTCCACTTCGAACTGTTAATCTAAAACCTCGTGTTCTCCAACTCACCAAAACAATTTCGTTAGTCGACTTGAACACACGGTCGTCGCTCCACTTCCCCATTGTCAGAGAACCATTACCTCAAGGCTCTGTGAATGACCACGATGGatctcttatcttcttccgtcGATATTGCCTTCCTCCTGCTCGCCCTCTTAGTAGTCTACCGCCAACCTCTCACCATCCCTCACCCCACTGCCCCAGAGGACGTGACCGTCCCTCCACCTCATTCACCTCGTTCTCCACATCCTTCACCGGGGTATCTGGCCGTCCCAGCTATAACAGTCTCGCACCCTTGTAACAGGCTGAACGGTAaattacctttaccttctgcTGGAGGAGCTGGAGCCAAAGGAGGTAGTAGACATAAAAAGAAAACTGTTAgcttctcatcatcttcaatggACGATTTAAAAGCTTCCTACAATGAAACCAATAGTAATAATAGTACTTCAAGTTTGAAAAAGTTTagaccacctacaccttTTTTCAAGTTACATAAATCACCAAATCTTCAGATGAGTCCGATATCACCGGGTGGGAAATCGACTACACCCCAAAGTCCTTCtatcaagattgaagataCAGATGCTCAACAAGAGAcggagaaagaaaaggaaagagagagagaaagggaattAGGATTGAATAGGGAATTGGAAGGGGTAGAATTGGATCATGGTATTTTGAGGGAGGATACAATGgggatcaagaagaaatggtTGGTAGCGTAGCGTGCGACTAGGATCATATATCACGCGGTATAAAGAGAATAAAAGATGGAGTGAAAAATAATACTTAATCAAATCGATGGAGTCTTAACTCATATAGGTAAACTACATACTAACTACGTAACTCAAAAAAGATCGATTATGTGATCTGACAAGTACGAGTACTGGAACCATTTTTACTGTATCACTTGATGATACAGATCACTCTCGCTGATAACTTCAGTATGGCATTTACATATACATGAGCCATCATACACACATGATCACATACTGGACTAAACGACAACAAGTGATGGATATATTATACTTTATCATAATTCCACATATTATCGTAATTGCAGCTCATCTTTCTACTCTCTTCTTTTTGCCGTTTCTACTCCATCTTACAATCCGGATCAATCTTCCACACAAATACCGTCCCAGGTTCACCGACGCCTACGATCCATTTCGCTCCTCTAGGTGAGATCGCCACATTACATACGTTTGTCGAACTATTGTATATCCTGTATCCCTTCTTTGCATGTTTCTGTCGTATTGGCTGAAATTCGGTCGGTATGAGACGCCATGGTTCTGCTGGCGTACTGTCACTGTCAACACGTCGGTCTGTAACGACATCTTGAACCTCATCCATTGtcagatcgatgatatcatttTGATGGTTCATACTGGAATCCGAACAGGAGTCCACTATTGaatctacttcatcatcttcatcatcttcatcgatatccGAACCTGAGGCCGTGGAACCCTCTCGCTCTCTCCTGGATTTGGGCCTCAGTTCATCGATAGGTTCAGGTACATCTTCAGGGGGAGCTAAGAGCGGATTCAACACGGCAATTTCAGGTATTTTCGAGCTATGCGTGACCAAACCAATTAACGGATCTCCGTATACCAAgttgtcttcttcctcctgctcGTCTTGCGGTTGAGAGACGAATGGTCGATGGAAGGACATTTTCATAGCCCAACAGTCGGATCCGATATCATACTTCGATATCAGCATGAAAGATCCTACATAGACACACATCCTGTCAACAGATTGTCACATATACTCCTACTAAACGGTCTTGGAGTGACTTACCAGAATCCATATAATCTTGACTTATTGGATCCAAACTTCTAGGTAAAGGGTCGTTCTCGGTGAAATATCTAGAGAATCCTAGCCATTGCCAAATCTTGAATTCTTTCCTGGAACGAGTAATCAAGATATATTCGTTTAACCTTTCTCTAGACATGTCAGCTAATCGCATCATTCATTTCTTCATAGAGTTATGAGACTCACCACTCAACATTATCTACGAATTCTTCGTGTAATCTAGTAGTACTGAATATCGGCTGGTAGATGATTTTCGCTCTGTACCCTCTGGGTGTGGGGAGAGGACTAAGAGTAGGTTTGGGAAATTCTGGTAAAGACCAAATTTTGACGTGCCGGTCTAGACCTACGGTGGCTATGGCATTTCTGGTAGGATGGAAATTCTAATGTCATGTTAGCTGAGATCGTGACAGTCATGATGTCATGGTAAGGCATTCAAGTgcagaggtgatgatgaccTAAAGAATCACTCACCGCAGCTGCCACGTAACCTCTATGACCCCCCTTGAAATCACCTGCGAGTATAGCGAACAGACAATTCCCTTCGTCCGCGTCACCCATAGGAAAGTTCATACTTGGCGATTCACCCTCGGAAAGATCGGTTAGATCTGAGCCGAGGATATTCCATATCCTGGTGGTTTTGTCATATGAGGTGGAAGCTAGGATGTGAGGATGTaatggatggaaggtgagactCGTTATATCCTATGCAATAATAACGAGATGGATATTAGCTTTTGCGTACTTCTCTTTGTCCAGACAAGGCAATTCGTCCCATCGTTGATGGTACGGAATCTAACACAGTCGAGAGCATGGGGTTCAACTCACACCACCGTGACCTCTCAATATTCTCACACACCGCCGTGATATGGCATTTATAATATAGATCAAACCTTTTTGACCGGCAGTTGCTATTAATGGATAACatgtgaatggatgatatgtCCATGCGACAGCGTACGGGTAATCCTGCGAGAATGATACGATAATAAGTCTGACTGTATATACCATATATGACCGATTCcagttcactcacatctaTCTCCAGTTCCCAAATTACTTTCCAGGGGTTATCATCCTCGCATCTGGCCAATACGACCTGACGGGGTAGCATAAGCAATTTCATTCACAATCATGCATCACACTTGAAGGCAGGACACGTCGGCTCACCTTGCCTTTAGCACACAGTGCGATTGttccatcaaaatcatccCAGCTATCCCATCCCACACTTTTTGGCAATTTCCAGGGGTTCAGTGGTCCGACAAACGGCCAGAATTTACAATCCTCATATCTGAAAGGTGTCTCGCTGGGAGTTTGCTACGTCATAATCAACCGTTAACTTGTCGATGTGATTCATGACATAGTCCAGTTGTGCAGCTTACCATCACCATGGCTTCGCACACATACGGATGCCCGCTTTTACCTCTACCCTTGTCTGGCCTCCTCTTGTACCATCTTGGGGGAGGTTCAGATGGTTGACGAGACGGAGTTTCCGATTCTGAACGGGCAGTTGGCGACTGCGGAGCTGTTACTTCAGATGCGGGCGTTGGGTACCCTCTAGTCAGGTCTATCACGGCGTTCATATTGCGCCTGTCGTACGTTCCATGTTGATAGCGATGTGTAAAGCCACTTCATGTATGGGGTCAGTGGTGCGACTGAAAGATGAACAAAAGACAGGCTCGGTCATGTTTATTGATCTTTCCAAATCAGTCAGCCTGACATCTGGTGGATAGCTTGGTTATCAGGGTAACTTACTGCCCTTATAGGTCATCGCCGACGCTTTGACCTGTTTCGCACGTGGGATAACCCGAATGGATCGGGTTAAACAGATAACCGTGCTATGCTACTCTGCTCGTAAGTACacagatcatccacatcgTCAGTTGCAATATCGACAGCGACAGCAACAATGATAGCGTCAACATAACACGATTAGAAAGGATTCTCACATTCGTCATCAAACACGCTCATAGCCGCTTCTTTGATCAACTGCAGCAAGACCACATTGAGTCGCCTTTGGAGATCGAGTCGAATTGAAAGAATATACAACAAGCACGGTCCGACCTTATCGCAAcgaccttcttccccttcttccattCATCGTCGAttcttgtcttcttcacACTCATTCTGGAAGTTATTCTATCGACCATACGAATATATAAACATCATCTAGCTCAGTCATTAACACCTTCAACATTTACCACCCATCCCAACCAGACCCATCATGTCATTTCCCATCTCACCAAAAGTCCAAATATCCTCTCACCCTTTAGTACTCTCCAAGCTCACTCAACTCAGACTACATGACCTACCTGCAAAAGACTTCAGAGAGGGTGTAAGGGCCATCGGGTGAGTGAAATTATAAAGCCTTGTTTTGTATCCTTTTCTTGATTAGCTTACGACATTGTGTTCGCTTAATCAGATCAATGCTTATCTACGAGGCTTCTCGTCACTTACCTCTTGCGGACGTACCTAATGTGTGTATTTCTTCTTGCATCGATCATCCTCGTGCTTGATCTCTCTAATCAGGAGTATCTGCACAcatgactgactgactgaaTTGATTGTTTGATACAGCTTCAGTCACCCGTTGCACCCTTCACCGGTCAAACCATCCCTTTGCGTGTGGGTCTATCACCCATTCTAAGAGCAGGTCTGGGATTAGAGGATGGTAAGTAATATAATGCACACCCGCCAATGTTCGCTACATGCTGTCATATGTGGAAATAGATGTACTGAGAAACGTATCACCTGCTTGACTAGCCGCTCTTGAGATGTTTCCGGAAGCTACGGTCCTGCATCTCGGTCTATTCAGAGATAAAGTCTCTCTTCAGGCTATCGAGTAAGTCGTGCTGCGACCCAGATATCAATTGAAACCTCATCGAAACCTTTCAACAATACATACATAAGAGGCTAAAGACAAATGATCACAGGTATTACTCAAAACTACCAAGTCAAGTTACAGCCGATATCGTATTCCTACTTGATCGTGAGTCGCTTCATCTAGGTTATTCCTGTCCCATCAACCGTACTTAGCTGATGTGACTGTCATTGCGCTACAGCTTTAATTGCTACCGGTGGAACCGCTTTAGCTGCCATTCACATGTTAGTTGAATGGGGTCTAGCCCCTTCacaaatcaagatcatctccGTGTTAGGTTCGAAACAAGGTGTTCAACATGTAGCAGAGGAATTCCCAGATGTCGAGGTGAGCAATCATCCAAACTACCTATCCTCTAGCTTCTGGCAGAATGAAGAGGTATTTAACAACGCCGATACTGATCTTGTCTATTGACTATGAATAACGTAGATCTACATCGGTGCTGTGGATGACATTTTGACTGAGAAAGGATATATCTCACCAGGTTTGGGAGAcgctgtgagtgatctcatcttcgaataTATCATATGCCCCAATCTATGCTCGATCCCTCATCATTTCCCATCGATACCTCCTCGATAATGAAATGCTGATAAATGCATTGTTTTATGATCACAGGGTGATCGGCTATACAGCACACTCCAGTGATCCCTCGAATCTCATGAAATATATAATCCTCTTATTTGATATTTCAATGCCCAAGGTCGTCCTATTTTATTCATATCCCAATGATGTTCTCATTGTATATACACATAATTATAAACCCCGTTATCCGTTATTCCGTTGTCCTGATCGTCATACTTCCAATGCATCTATGTGAATACTCATACCAAATCCGCCGCCATCTTTTTCCGCCCATTCCCACTATCGGAAGCTATTGTTCTATCACTTGAAGCTGAGGAAGGTCCGTTGATAGGATCTAAAACTTCTTGATCTATGTCTCTCATTTCCATTTGAGCTTTCTCATCAAACGTTTCTATCGGGGCTTCAGGCTGAGCTTCAATATCGGTTTCGCTCCTGGCCGCAGCTTGACCTCTGGCTCTATTCAAACTGTATGATCTAGTAGGTATAGTAATCTATCATAACCCCGCTCTACCGTCAGCTCACTATACACATTCAATCGTGGTATTTGAATAAAACATACCACTAAAGCAGCAAGGAAGAAAGCCGCTCCGACTATCCAACAAATTCTGAAACTATCTGCAAAAGCTTTTAAGACCATATCCTTGGTTTCACCTTCGGGTAATTCGTGTAGAGATTTATATCCCGATGCTGATTCTGGAACGGTAAATGTGGTGCCATACCCTGGTATGACGGCGAACTTGGATCGGAGGTTGGTATTGAGTATAGCGGTGAATACGGCAAGACCTGTATAAAGATTATTGGGATTCAGTCTCCACTGTCTTTTtaagatggagaagaagtgCGACTTTGGACTTTAAGACTTCGAGTCGAAAGGTGGAATGGATCTTACCTATGCTTCCTCCCGCATTCCTAGTGAGGGACCACGAAGCAGTCGAAGCAGCCATCTCCTTCAGCGGCATAGCAGCTTGGATGATCAACATTGGTACTTGTAGACACAATCCCACACCTATACCTCCGATGACCAGTATACCTTCGAGAGTAGCCAACTTGACAGTTGAAGTGAATAGACCATAGTACAAGAACCAGGCCAGGGCTGCTAGGGCGTAGCCTACCCATGCTACGGGTCGGATGATCCGAAGTCGAGAGTTTACTTGTCCAGCTGCATCAGCACAACGTTTAAGATTAGCTTACATCGATGACTTATCAGAGAGTCTGGATGTAAGTTACTCACCGACCACCGTCATCCACGCTACGCAACATGCAAAAGGTAGTAGGTGTACACCCGACTGTATCGGAGAATCACCCCGGAGCTGTCCCATCACAAACAAAGATATATCAGTAAGGCAAACTTCAGCCAATACATGCGAATAGTCCCACTCACACCTTGCAGTAACTCTGGTAAGAGATAATTGAACGCCAAAAAAGCAGCTGCATGTAAAGTCGAagcaaggaggaagaaagcgGTAGTTCGATTCTTGAACATTCTCTACATACAAAAATCGTTCCGATCATTAGGATCTCGATGAAGCGAGTGAAAGAAGTAGGcagaaaagagaaaagagacGTACAGCAGGGATAATGGCGTTTCTCTTGGTAGTTAAGAAGTTTACGACAGCAGCTACGAAGACGACCGCTCCAGCAATGATAATACCATAAGAAGCAGGTTGACCAAATCCGAAATCTGCCGCTCTTGAAAATCCAACGATGAGTAATCCAGACGCGATCATCAATAATGCCCTGATGCATTGAATACCGAACGTCAGCCTCAGCTGGACCTATACAAGATATCGTGGTTGAGCACTTACAGACCGATAAAATCGAAGGTCCTAGATAATTCCTTGAAAGTCAATTTCCTAGATGGGTTCAATCTGAGGGTGAACACTAGTAAGGCGAATGCGATTCCACATGTAGGGAGGTTGATATCTACTCGATTTCCGAGGGGCTGGTCAGTGCAATGCATCGTTCGAGAAATTCCGGTTGGAGACTCACAGAAACACCATCTCCTGTCAGAGAAAGAATCAATTGTTTGATCAGTTATCCAATCCGAATGTGATTGAGTACAATTTTGGAGACTCTTGTAGTATGTATCCGGACCCACCATGAAGCTTTTTCAGTCAATAGTCCACCGAATATAGGTCCAAGAACCGCTGCTATACCCCAAGCTGAACCTAGGAAACCTTGATATGTTCCTCTCTGATGCAATGGGACGATGTCCGCTGTAGAATAATCCAGAACGGTCAGGTAAGCACCTCATCTTGTTGAATGATTaccaatgatgatgacttgtCAACTTACAGACTACGATTGACCTGAAAATCGAGATGTTACATGTCAGTTCAGTTCCTTGATTCTGATAGTATGCTGGAAAGGTAATCGACTCACGTCAATCCAATGATGGATCCGCCTCCTAATCCCTGAAACGCTCTCGCTATGATCAACCTTTTTCCCACCAAGAAacaccttcagcttcagcctgGTTCTTCGTCATACCGTTGAAAATACTCGATGCGAATGAGTGAACTTACCAACTCATACTCTTTGCTGCTCCACAAAGAGCcgagaagatggtgaatacTATTATAGCAGCGTATAACATAGGTTTACGACCTATTATATCTGATACTCTACCGTTGATGGGAGTTTGTAATGTCGATGCTAACAGATATGACTAAACTCTCGAGTTAGTAGGCGTCCCGACGAGAAATTACTGGACAGCTTACCGTTCCGACCCACGAGTATTCTGAGGGTGATGCGTGGAGGTCTTCAGCTATTGTCGGTAAGGCGGTGGCGACGATCTGTATACAGGACATCAACATCGAGTTGTTGTTGTGTACCCGACTCGAGGTGGACTCACGGTCTGATCCAATGCCGACAAGAACAATACCAGTCCGATCCTACTCTTCGCGTCAACCAAAAGGTCCATCTCTAACAAAGGCATAACTTACGCGGGCATGACCAATTTCAGATTGTTCTTCGGTATATCAGGTACGTCTATCATCCCATATCATACCCATAAGCCCATTGATCTCTCATCGTTCTCAGTCGCTATACGTCTTCGACGATGCAGAGCAAAGTTGAGCCATaaacataccttcatcaccttccgTCAAaccctttcccttctttctctctctggCAGATCCACCCAGCCCCGATCCGACAGTAACATCGCtacccttcctcctcctgtcCTCCTCTGCAAAAGGTGGTTGAGGCGATTCTAAGCGTTTCGAAGTGGAGGCTACCGCTAATTCATCTTGGATCGGTATATTGGATATTTCATCgataggaagaggtggtTTATTCGATCCAGTAGGAATCGCATTCATCTCTGTTCAGCGCGAAGGACAATATCGTTTGGTTTGGCAATTTCGAATTCGATTATACACTATGCACAGATGTCTATGTCCAAAACAAAATCTTCTGATTATCGAGTGAATTTGGTTCAACTACTTCGTTTCCCAACCACTAAACTTCTTGATAATACTGACGCACTCGGCTAAATATCTGATCGATTCAATTTCGTTCGAAAGATCTATACACAACGTCTTGATTTTGTCCttgtcaatgtcaatcgGAATGAACGATGAacagagatgaagaagcaagTATGTTACGGAAACGCgtgatctcatctcatttaCTTCTCCCCGCTGCTCGACTTCTTTGTCATCTTTCGATCGGACGGAGACCGACGATTAGATGGAAGCGTAACATGACACCACCCAAAAATTATGCGGAGATCTGCTATCGGTCACCTCCGACAGCCACTCACCCACCCTGCGCTTAGCTTGTCATGATTCTAAGTGCAAGTCAAGCTAAGAGCCGAGATGATCGGAAGATCCTCACGTGGAACGAGTGCGAATCACGTGACatcaatcctttctttcttttcgtAACCGGTGAGAGTATGAGATAGCATGAGATTGTAGATCAATGCGAATTTacgagatgagatcgagataaAGGTGCAAAGTAGTACCACATAACACCAATCGCAAGACTTGTATTGCTTGTTTGATCTTAGCgtacaccatcatctttgCATTTAGTCCAGTACTGCCAGATCACCACCATGTCATCCCCTAATCCCACAACCACCTGTCTACCCGCTTCAGGCAGTAATGTCCATAAAGTAGAGTTACCGGAGAACGCCTTGGTCTTGGCTCCGACTAGACAGTTGCAGAGCTTGTTGACTATCataagagatgagaagactcaaaggtgagctcgCAGCTAGTTCATATCCGTTGGTGCAATTAtgatatcgagctgatgaagatctgGTTCAGAGGTGATTTCGTATTGTAAGTTACGACTaattgatgaagatacttTCACAACATCGGAGCTGAGAGTCTGATCCATGATCTGGACGGTAATAGCACTTCAGATAGGATTATCAGACTTttggtagaagaaggtaagtccatctcatccttgTGTTCTCATCTATGCTCCAATGTCCAGTCCAGGTGAAAGGACACTGACGGTATGCATGATACAGGTCTCAATCACCTTCCAGTCATATCCAAGAAAGTAACTACACCCACAGGAAAAGTATACGACGGGGTAGCATTCCAAGGTAGGATCTGTGGTGTGTCAATCATGAGAGGTGCGTTGGTCGACTTGCTCTGCCTCTGCCTTTGATTTTTCCTTTGTTTCCAGAAATGAGCTATTCGAAGACATAGCAGCTGATACTGGTCCTTACAAACGATAGCTGGAGAAGTGAGTTTCCCACAGGTAGGAAGTTTGTAGTGAGATGTTGTGTTAATGTGGCTTAATGGCAGGCTATGGAAGCTGGTTTAAGAGATTGTTGTcgttcaggtgagtacagaAAATCGATTTATCCGAAATCTTATGATAATCTTGCGGATCATACTCGGATCATACAATGCATGTATGTGCTGACCGACAGACGTGTGCATGCAGTGCGAATTGGAAAGGTCAGTCACGCATACAATCGTACATACCACACCTGCCAAACAATCACGCAATGATTCGCATTGTATGGTAACATATGGTGGCGCTGACCGTTCGGGTACACACCTCTACGATACTACCCATAGATCCTTATTCAACGAGTATGTACTTTTTTTCTctcccatctttctttctttccatatt
Coding sequences:
- a CDS encoding uracil phosphoribosyltransferase, with product MSFPISPKVQISSHPLVLSKLTQLRLHDLPAKDFREGVRAIGSMLIYEASRHLPLADVPNLQSPVAPFTGQTIPLRVGLSPILRAGLGLEDAALEMFPEATVLHLGLFRDKVSLQAIEYYSKLPSQVTADIVFLLDPLIATGGTALAAIHMLVEWGLAPSQIKIISVLGSKQGVQHVAEEFPDVEIYIGAVDDILTEKGYISPGLGDAGDRLYSTLQ
- a CDS encoding uracil phosphoribosyltransferase → MSSPNPTTTCLPASGSNVHKVELPENALVLAPTRQLQSLLTIIRDEKTQRGDFVFTSDRIIRLLVEEGLNHLPVISKKVTTPTGKVYDGVAFQGRICGVSIMRAGEAMEAGLRDCCRSVRIGKDEETYQPKLFYAKLPDDIANRYVLLLDPMLATGGSCIKAIEVLLEHGVEEEKILFLNLIASPEGIQKVCTRFPKLRIITAWVDEGLDSNSYIVPGLGDFGDR